From Homalodisca vitripennis isolate AUS2020 chromosome 1, UT_GWSS_2.1, whole genome shotgun sequence, the proteins below share one genomic window:
- the LOC124355770 gene encoding dopamine receptor 2, producing the protein MNESDVWGNWSSNSTDAELDDWLDSVQERAPLAAILLVFSLATVFGNSLVIAAVVRERYLHTATNYFVTSLAFADCLVGLVVMPFSALYEVLQHKWYFGINWCDVWRSLDVLFSTASILNLCVISLDRYWAITDPFTYPTRMSRRRACLLIAAVWVCSGAISFPAIVWWRAVRTEDVPPFKCPFTDSLAYLIFSSTISFYVPLFVMVFTYYKIYRAAVIQTRSLKLGTKQVIMASGEMELTLRIHRGGEAKHDLYHAAAINSSASDDVSEMEGPLNGLSRQSSSRMLHNKQMGKNFSLSRKLSKFAKEKKAAKTLGIVMGVFIVCWLPFFVVNLLSGFCLHCIWQEELVTAIVNWLGWINSGMNPVIYACWSKDFRR; encoded by the coding sequence ATGAACGAGTCGGACGTTTGGGGGAACTGGAGTTCGAACTCTACGGATGCAGAGCTGGATGACTGGTTGGATTCTGTGCAAGAGCGGGCCCCTTTAGCTGCCATCCTGTTAGTGTTCTCACTCGCCACAGTGTTCGGGAACTCCTTGGTGATAGCCGCCGTGGTGAGAGAGAGGTACCTTCACACTGCCACCAACTACTTCGTCACGTCTCTGGCCTTCGCCGACTGCTTGGTCGGACTGGTAGTGATGCCATTCAGCGCACTCTATGAGGTCCTTCAGCACAAATGGTACTTCGGGATAAACTGGTGCGACGTGTGGCGCTCCCTAGACGTCCTGTTCAGTACGGCTTCCATCTTGAATTTGTGTGTCATCTCGCTCGACAGGTACTGGGCGATCACCGACCCCTTCACCTACCCCACGAGAATGAGCAGACGAAGGGCCTGCCTCCTGATCGCTGCCGTCTGGGTGTGTTCTGGGGCGATCTCCTTCCCCGCGATCGTCTGGTGGCGCGCCGTCCGCACGGAGGACGTCCCCCCGTTCAAGTGTCCCTTCACCGACAGTCTCGCCTACTTGATATTCTCTTCAACGATTTCTTTCTACGTTCCCTTGTTCGTGATGGTGTTCACGTACTACAAGATATATCGAGCCGCCGTCATTCAGACGCGATCGCTCAAGTTGGGAACGAAACAGGTGATCATGGCCTCGGGTGAGATGGAGCTGACTCTGAGAATCCACAGAGGAGGAGAGGCGAAGCACGATCTGTACCACGCGGCAGCTATCAACTCTAGCGCATCCGACGATGTATCCGAGATGGAAGGACCACTGAACGGCCTCAGCAGGCAGTCGTCTTCCAGGATGCTCCACAACAAACAGATGGGCAAGAACTTCTCGTTGAGCAGAAAACTGTCAAAATTCGCTAAAGAGAAAAAAGCTGCGAAGACTTTAGGAATTGTGATGGGGGTTTTTATTGTGTGCTGGTTACCGTTTTTTGTGGTGAACCTCCTCAGCGGGTTTTGTCTTCATTGCATCTGGCAGGAGGAACTTGTGACTGCTATAGTCAATTGGCTGGGGTGGATCAACTCTGGCATGAACCCTGTGATATACGCCTGCTGGAGCAAGGATTTTAGAAGGTAA